In a single window of the Litorilituus sediminis genome:
- a CDS encoding efflux transporter outer membrane subunit — MKVMSNKQEKIIPNHVFNQSPLRSSCLLLVVFALTACASNSAITDKTRNLQSPEQWQSQMTLSGNKAPSNQSSAKDSAQDYQALDGWLASLNDAKLTEMVRYALSNNYQLKAQQASVAIAKEKLNVAEATDFPELSLAMSSSRAKQVSAESESYNNNNEVGLQLAYELDLWGKLSDQQLQNKLTYAAQEAKYQGSRINTVAEIASAWFNLLEASQLLDLYQERAKNLKDNLTTIQAAYRLGLNEALDVYLTQNDVNREVARVAEQQQAVLKASRNLELLMGDYPNASIKASKKLPVIKDDIPTGIPAELLTRRMDIKASWYELLALDAGLAVAHKEKFPRISLNATTGKSSDELNNLLDGNALAWSLVGNITMPLFNAGKLASLEEQARLAVVRKEQEYLQQVYQAFANVENHISNRNALKAQHKYYHLAKDNAIAAENLSFNQYLKGLVSYTTVLESQRRAFDAQTTLIQLTNQLLQNRIDVYIALGGNFNTSENNTSENNTAEQQNAR, encoded by the coding sequence GTCTAACAAACAAGAAAAGATAATTCCTAATCACGTTTTTAATCAGTCGCCACTTCGAAGTAGTTGTTTGCTGCTAGTTGTCTTTGCTTTAACGGCATGTGCTAGTAATTCAGCGATAACAGATAAAACAAGAAACTTGCAAAGCCCTGAGCAGTGGCAATCGCAAATGACGTTATCAGGAAATAAAGCGCCCAGCAATCAGAGCTCGGCAAAAGATAGCGCTCAAGATTATCAAGCATTAGATGGTTGGCTTGCTAGCCTTAATGATGCCAAGCTAACAGAAATGGTACGCTATGCCTTGAGCAACAACTATCAATTAAAAGCGCAACAAGCAAGTGTTGCTATTGCTAAAGAAAAGCTCAATGTAGCAGAAGCAACAGACTTTCCTGAACTATCTCTAGCCATGTCGAGCTCACGTGCTAAGCAAGTTTCTGCTGAGAGTGAAAGCTATAACAATAATAATGAAGTTGGTTTACAGCTCGCTTATGAGCTTGATTTATGGGGAAAATTATCTGATCAACAATTACAGAACAAATTAACTTATGCGGCACAAGAGGCTAAATATCAAGGTAGCCGAATTAATACCGTTGCAGAAATTGCCAGCGCTTGGTTTAACTTGTTAGAAGCAAGTCAACTACTCGATTTATATCAAGAGCGCGCGAAAAACTTAAAGGATAATTTAACAACAATACAAGCCGCGTATCGCTTAGGTTTAAATGAAGCGTTAGATGTATACCTGACCCAAAATGATGTAAATAGAGAAGTTGCTAGAGTTGCTGAGCAGCAACAGGCAGTATTAAAAGCAAGTCGAAATTTAGAGTTGCTTATGGGGGATTATCCCAATGCCTCGATAAAGGCAAGTAAGAAACTGCCGGTAATTAAGGATGATATTCCAACAGGTATTCCAGCAGAGTTATTAACGCGCCGCATGGATATTAAGGCAAGTTGGTATGAATTACTCGCGTTAGATGCTGGGTTGGCAGTTGCTCATAAGGAGAAGTTCCCACGTATTTCCCTTAATGCAACCACGGGCAAAAGCTCTGATGAATTAAATAACTTACTTGATGGCAATGCACTTGCTTGGTCTTTAGTCGGTAATATCACCATGCCGTTATTTAATGCGGGCAAGTTAGCCTCTTTAGAGGAGCAGGCAAGGTTGGCTGTTGTGCGTAAAGAGCAAGAGTATTTACAGCAGGTTTATCAAGCCTTCGCCAATGTTGAAAACCATATTAGTAACCGTAATGCTTTAAAAGCGCAGCATAAGTATTACCATCTTGCTAAAGACAATGCCATCGCAGCAGAGAACTTATCTTTTAACCAATATTTGAAAGGTTTAGTTAGCTATACCACAGTGCTTGAGTCGCAACGCAGGGCGTTTGATGCACAAACGACACTGATTCAGCTCACCAACCAATTATTGCAAAACAGAATTGATGTTTATATCGCTTTAGGCGGTAACTTTAATACCTCAGAAAATAATACCTCAGAAAATAATACCGCTGAACAGCAAAATGCTCGTTAA
- a CDS encoding efflux RND transporter permease subunit, which produces MIAWFAKNHVAANLLMITILMVGILSVKTRIPLEVFPEFESEVISVTVSLRGATPEDVEQGVAIRIEEAVQDLEGIEKITSKSVEGSASVAIEAESGFSARELLADIKSRVDAINTFPVDAENPIIALQQRKREVLSVTIASIYSEKEIKEFAEQVRDDLLRLPEVTQVSLDAVRDYEITIAVEQNKLREFGLTLSDIATAINASSVDMSAGNIRTDGGDILVRTKGQAYRKDEFDNIVIKTHTDGNIIKLADVAQLTDGFEENPLRARFNGQQAALIEVYRIGNQSAISVADAVKDYIEKRQQDLPEGYSLSYWDDDSQVVKARLNTLISNALQGGFLVLLLLTLFLRPSIAFWVSVGIPISFMGAFIVMPFFGISLNVMSLFGFILVLGIVVDDAIVTGENVYRHLQTSETGEQAAIRGTQEVATPVTFGILTTVAAFLPLAYIEGHRGNMFAQIPVIVIPVLIFSLIESKFVLPSHLKHLKLRKEKAKQSRFSVWQQKFADGFERSILKYYQPLLEKALAHRLLTLSLFIGVFIVMLAFITSGWMRFTFMPRIPSETVRASLTMPVGTSYDVVDLYVVKMASAAKQLQKQYKNGEDESLILNILAITGGRGGSNKGQVRFEIQPAEKNISGISSSQIVREWRKLIGPLPGAESVTFRAEFGRGGDPIDVQLAASDLEQLKLAATEVKQQIATYATTFEISDSLSDGKEELQIELTEQGYAMGMTRTSVLRQVRDAFFGAEVQRIQRGRDDVRVMLRFPLEERLSIANLTDMLISTPSGGQVPLSHVATLTPGKSPSEIRRIDRYRTVNITADVDKEKTNMLVLNTDLENFLQALLLKYPGMTYTLEGEAREQAESFNSLAIGLVFVFFIIYCLLAIPFKSYLQPIIVMSVIPFGAIGAVIGHWIMGMNLTIMSMLGLMALIGVVVNDSLVLVDFINKTKAKTGSVLDSVVKAGQARFRPVMLTSLTTFIGLMPLLFEKETQAQFLIPMAVSLGFGIIFATFITLLLVPINYMLIEDVKSIFSSKSKKCESVAGVA; this is translated from the coding sequence ATGATAGCTTGGTTTGCCAAAAATCACGTTGCCGCTAATTTATTAATGATTACCATTTTAATGGTGGGCATTTTATCAGTGAAAACACGTATCCCGTTGGAAGTATTTCCTGAATTTGAATCTGAGGTTATTAGTGTCACGGTTAGCTTACGAGGTGCAACACCAGAAGATGTTGAGCAGGGCGTTGCTATTCGTATCGAGGAAGCGGTACAAGATTTAGAAGGTATTGAAAAAATCACCTCTAAGTCAGTGGAAGGCTCTGCGTCTGTGGCAATTGAAGCTGAGTCTGGCTTTAGTGCAAGAGAATTATTAGCAGATATTAAAAGCCGCGTTGATGCTATTAATACTTTTCCTGTTGATGCAGAAAATCCAATCATAGCGCTGCAGCAACGTAAGCGGGAAGTGTTGTCAGTAACGATTGCTTCAATTTATAGCGAAAAAGAAATTAAAGAATTTGCTGAGCAAGTACGTGATGATTTATTGAGATTGCCTGAAGTCACTCAGGTGAGCTTAGATGCTGTGCGAGATTATGAAATTACCATTGCTGTCGAGCAAAATAAATTGCGCGAATTTGGCTTAACCTTATCTGATATTGCTACGGCGATTAATGCCAGCTCAGTTGATATGTCAGCAGGTAATATTCGCACCGATGGCGGTGATATTTTAGTTAGAACGAAAGGACAAGCTTATCGCAAAGACGAATTTGACAATATTGTGATTAAAACCCATACCGATGGCAATATTATTAAACTCGCTGATGTTGCTCAACTAACGGATGGTTTTGAAGAAAATCCATTACGAGCAAGATTTAATGGTCAACAAGCTGCGCTAATTGAAGTGTACCGAATTGGTAATCAAAGTGCGATTAGCGTGGCAGATGCGGTAAAAGATTATATCGAGAAAAGGCAGCAAGACTTACCTGAGGGCTATAGCTTAAGTTATTGGGATGATGACTCTCAAGTAGTTAAAGCGCGTTTAAATACCTTGATCTCTAACGCACTTCAAGGCGGTTTCTTAGTATTACTACTACTGACTTTATTTTTAAGACCTTCGATAGCTTTTTGGGTGTCAGTAGGAATTCCCATTAGTTTTATGGGCGCATTTATCGTTATGCCATTTTTCGGTATTTCACTTAATGTTATGAGTTTATTCGGTTTTATCTTAGTGCTGGGTATTGTTGTTGATGATGCTATAGTGACAGGTGAAAATGTTTATCGACATTTGCAAACATCAGAAACGGGTGAGCAAGCGGCTATTAGAGGAACACAAGAAGTCGCAACACCAGTGACCTTTGGTATTTTAACAACCGTGGCGGCTTTTTTACCCTTAGCCTATATTGAAGGGCATCGCGGCAATATGTTTGCGCAAATTCCGGTTATAGTGATTCCTGTACTCATCTTTTCATTAATAGAGTCAAAATTTGTTTTACCGTCACATTTAAAGCATTTGAAGTTACGTAAAGAAAAAGCAAAGCAATCAAGGTTTTCTGTTTGGCAACAAAAGTTTGCTGATGGTTTTGAGCGAAGCATTTTAAAATATTATCAGCCACTGTTAGAAAAGGCCTTAGCGCATCGTTTATTGACTCTCTCGCTATTTATTGGTGTGTTTATTGTTATGCTTGCCTTTATTACCAGCGGTTGGATGCGATTTACCTTTATGCCTCGTATTCCCAGCGAAACGGTACGAGCCAGTTTAACTATGCCTGTTGGTACGAGTTATGATGTGGTTGACTTGTATGTTGTCAAAATGGCAAGTGCTGCCAAACAGCTGCAAAAACAATATAAAAATGGTGAAGATGAAAGTTTGATTCTTAATATTTTAGCCATTACAGGAGGCCGTGGTGGCAGTAATAAAGGGCAAGTTCGTTTTGAAATTCAACCAGCTGAAAAAAATATCAGTGGTATTAGCTCGAGTCAGATTGTTAGGGAGTGGCGAAAGTTAATTGGGCCGTTGCCAGGAGCTGAAAGTGTTACTTTTAGAGCTGAGTTCGGCCGTGGTGGCGATCCCATTGATGTGCAACTTGCTGCAAGTGATTTAGAGCAGCTTAAACTCGCCGCTACCGAAGTGAAACAACAAATTGCGACTTATGCAACTACTTTTGAAATTTCAGATAGTTTATCTGACGGTAAAGAAGAGCTGCAAATAGAGCTGACTGAACAGGGCTATGCAATGGGGATGACCCGTACTAGTGTGCTTAGACAAGTTAGGGATGCGTTTTTTGGTGCAGAAGTACAGCGCATACAGCGAGGCAGAGATGATGTTAGGGTGATGTTAAGGTTTCCGCTTGAAGAACGGTTATCAATTGCCAATTTAACCGATATGTTAATTAGTACCCCATCAGGTGGACAAGTACCTTTATCGCATGTTGCCACACTAACACCAGGGAAAAGCCCAAGTGAAATTAGGCGTATTGATAGATATCGCACCGTGAATATTACTGCCGATGTCGATAAAGAAAAAACCAACATGCTCGTGTTAAATACAGATCTAGAAAACTTTTTACAAGCGTTACTCTTAAAATACCCTGGCATGACCTATACCTTAGAAGGTGAGGCGAGAGAGCAGGCGGAATCTTTTAACAGCTTAGCAATAGGTTTAGTGTTTGTGTTCTTTATTATTTATTGCTTACTTGCCATACCGTTTAAATCGTATTTACAGCCTATTATTGTTATGTCAGTTATTCCTTTTGGTGCCATAGGTGCTGTTATTGGTCATTGGATCATGGGCATGAACCTTACCATTATGAGTATGCTTGGTTTAATGGCGTTAATTGGTGTGGTAGTTAATGATAGTTTAGTGCTTGTCGACTTTATTAATAAAACTAAGGCTAAAACAGGCTCTGTGCTTGACTCCGTTGTCAAAGCTGGTCAAGCGCGGTTTAGGCCGGTTATGTTAACGTCGTTAACTACTTTTATAGGCTTGATGCCGTTACTCTTTGAAAAAGAAACACAAGCACAATTTTTGATACCTATGGCTGTTTCCCTAGGCTTTGGCATTATCTTTGCCACATTTATTACACTGTTATTAGTGCCAATTAACTATATGCTGATTGAAGATGTAAAAAGTATTTTTTCTTCAAAGTCAAAAAAGTGTGAAAGTGTAGCTGGTGTCGCTTAG
- a CDS encoding efflux RND transporter periplasmic adaptor subunit → MKPMTRKLIPLAVLLTFIGIAYVITSNPPESKRSKPSSKPQLVVEAQTIAKRDIALNLSSYGTVKPRTQSMLLPQVAGQINYISANFREGGFFEQGEVLVEIDDRDYQVEIKIAQASLFTAKQALSEEQARVEQALQDWQRLGNSEQAPDLVLRKPQLLAAQANVLSAEASLSKAELALERTKIVAPFSGRILTKFVDLGQVVSSNTQLAEIYAIDYVEVRLPIKNNDLPFINLPENSRYNSALVSEQPEVIISSDISVKQQWRGKIVRTEGAFDQNSQQLFVVAHIDDPYGLNNDSVLPIKIGQYVSAKITGKQLQQVLIIPNKAIYQGSYVYLVKNNTLLRQEINITWQNDAFALIKSGLNEGDKLVLTPLGQVNSGTIVSISALDGEPVKQQENSKKRNEKRAAKRGES, encoded by the coding sequence ATGAAGCCTATGACCCGAAAACTTATCCCCCTTGCCGTATTGCTAACTTTTATTGGTATTGCTTATGTGATAACCAGTAATCCGCCCGAGAGTAAACGTTCAAAGCCAAGTAGCAAGCCACAATTGGTGGTTGAGGCGCAAACCATAGCAAAGCGTGATATTGCATTAAACTTATCGAGTTACGGCACGGTAAAGCCGCGCACACAAAGTATGTTATTACCACAAGTTGCTGGCCAAATTAATTATATTTCTGCCAATTTTCGTGAAGGTGGCTTTTTTGAGCAGGGGGAAGTTTTAGTTGAAATTGACGATAGAGATTATCAAGTTGAAATTAAAATTGCTCAAGCGAGTTTATTTACTGCCAAACAAGCACTTAGTGAAGAGCAGGCTAGAGTTGAGCAAGCATTGCAAGATTGGCAACGGTTAGGTAATAGCGAGCAAGCGCCGGATTTAGTACTAAGAAAGCCCCAGTTATTGGCGGCACAAGCGAATGTGTTATCTGCCGAAGCGAGCCTTTCAAAAGCAGAGTTAGCTTTAGAAAGAACTAAGATAGTAGCACCTTTTTCCGGGCGTATTCTGACAAAGTTTGTTGATCTTGGTCAGGTTGTTTCATCAAATACTCAGCTAGCGGAAATATACGCCATTGATTACGTAGAAGTTAGGTTACCTATTAAGAACAATGACCTGCCTTTTATCAATCTGCCTGAAAACAGTCGCTATAACAGTGCGCTAGTGTCGGAGCAACCAGAGGTAATTATTAGCTCTGATATTTCAGTAAAGCAGCAATGGCGCGGTAAAATTGTGCGCACCGAAGGTGCGTTTGATCAAAATTCGCAACAGTTATTTGTTGTCGCTCATATCGATGATCCTTATGGCCTAAACAATGATAGTGTCCTGCCAATTAAAATTGGTCAGTATGTTAGTGCAAAAATCACCGGAAAGCAGTTACAGCAAGTACTTATTATTCCGAATAAAGCTATTTATCAAGGAAGCTATGTTTATCTGGTGAAAAATAATACTTTGTTGCGTCAGGAAATTAACATTACCTGGCAAAATGACGCGTTTGCATTAATTAAATCAGGGCTTAACGAAGGAGATAAGTTGGTATTAACGCCTTTAGGGCAAGTTAACTCAGGGACGATAGTGTCAATTTCTGCATTAGATGGCGAGCCTGTTAAGCAGCAAGAAAACAGCAAAAAGAGAAATGAAAAAAGAGCAGCTAAGCGAGGTGAATCATAA